In a single window of the Xiphophorus couchianus chromosome 10, X_couchianus-1.0, whole genome shotgun sequence genome:
- the LOC114151862 gene encoding uncharacterized protein LOC114151862 isoform X2 translates to MLLQQLLVLLVSQHALGVEVFDGMESVQLPCQVNVSVSMESTVVWSREDLRFSTVHIHQQSGDDLSEQNPRYSNRTMMSKDALQTGDLSLTLKNPTVSDSETYTCTVRRFGRELSRIHVHLQVKERPHPTWLISMSVVLILFFVLAAVFGLVFYRRYKRIKHNPVYKLQVVKTAEGAEAVVLPFKTKVHLPPTATVEWRRIDTDQVVHLYPSTLHWPEMVSGLTQMEDNPFRTGDLSLTLYSPNHCDNGLYVCTVQKGGHNLKQKVVSLFVEEHLVWSDTNFDQTDHMPERSSLRQSLKSSLGGRFYYNQPDLSAYSLTYDRDGSQLNRSQMDLEMTPDVSRSLPIFQELSRLSVGSASELSFSSFPRM, encoded by the exons ATGCTTCTACAGCAGCTGCTGGTCCTGCTGG TTTCCCAGCATGCTTTGGGTGTGGAGGTGTTCGACGGCATGGAGTCGGTCCAGCTGCCCTGCCAGGTCAACGTCTCTGTTTCCATGGAGTCCACGGTTGTGTGGAGCCGTGAGGACCTTAGGTTTTCTACTGTTCACATCCATCAGCAGAGCGGCGATGATCTGTCTGAGCAGAACCCGCGTTACAGCAATAGAACGATGATGAGCAAGGATGCTCTGCAGACCGGAGACCTCAGTCTGACTCTGAAGAACCCTACTGTCTCTGACAGTGAGACATACACCTGCACTGTCCGCAGGTTCGGACGGGAATTGAGCCGTATCCACGTACATCTCCAAGTAAAGG AACGTCCTCATCCGACATGGTTGATATCTATGTCAGTGGTGCTGATTCTATTTTTCGTCCTGGCTGCTGTCTTTGGTTTGGTCTTCTATAGGAGATACAAGAGGATAAAACATAATCCAG TCTACAAGCTGCAAGTGGTGAAGACTGCAGAGGGTGCGGAAGCTGTTGTCCTGCCCTTTAAAACCAAAGTTCATCTTCCTCCCACGGCAACAGTAGAGTGGAGACGTATAGACACGGACCAGGTGGTCCACCTGTATCCAAGCACCCTGCACTGGCCTGAGATGGTTAGCGGTCTTACACAGATGGAAGACAACCCATTTAGAACCGGAGATCTCAGTCTGACTTTGTACAGCCCCAACCATTGTGACAATGGTCTCTATGTCTGCACCGTCCAAAAGGGTGGACACAACCTGAAGCAGAAGGTTGTGTCTCTCTTTGTTGAAG AACATCTGGTCTGGTCTGACACGAACTTCGACCAAACCGACCACATGCCTGAGAGGAGCAGCCTGAGACAGAGTCTGAAGAGCAGCCTTGGAGGACGATTTTACTACAATCAACCTGATCTATCTGCTTACTCTTT GACTTACGACAGAGATGGATCTCAGCTTAATAGATCACAGATGGATCTGGAGATGACTCCAGACGTCTCCAGAAGTCTGCCAATTTTCCAGGAACTGTCTAGATTATCAGTGGGGTCAGCCAGCGAACTGTCTTTCTCTAGTTTTCCGCGTATGTAA
- the LOC114151862 gene encoding uncharacterized protein LOC114151862 isoform X1, which produces MKMFVVAGILLYVSQHALGVEVFDGMESVQLPCQVNVSVSMESTVVWSREDLRFSTVHIHQQSGDDLSEQNPRYSNRTMMSKDALQTGDLSLTLKNPTVSDSETYTCTVRRFGRELSRIHVHLQVKERPHPTWLISMSVVLILFFVLAAVFGLVFYRRYKRIKHNPVYKLQVVKTAEGAEAVVLPFKTKVHLPPTATVEWRRIDTDQVVHLYPSTLHWPEMVSGLTQMEDNPFRTGDLSLTLYSPNHCDNGLYVCTVQKGGHNLKQKVVSLFVEEHLVWSDTNFDQTDHMPERSSLRQSLKSSLGGRFYYNQPDLSAYSLTYDRDGSQLNRSQMDLEMTPDVSRSLPIFQELSRLSVGSASELSFSSFPRM; this is translated from the exons atgaaaatgtttgttgtagCTGGGATTCTCCTTTACG TTTCCCAGCATGCTTTGGGTGTGGAGGTGTTCGACGGCATGGAGTCGGTCCAGCTGCCCTGCCAGGTCAACGTCTCTGTTTCCATGGAGTCCACGGTTGTGTGGAGCCGTGAGGACCTTAGGTTTTCTACTGTTCACATCCATCAGCAGAGCGGCGATGATCTGTCTGAGCAGAACCCGCGTTACAGCAATAGAACGATGATGAGCAAGGATGCTCTGCAGACCGGAGACCTCAGTCTGACTCTGAAGAACCCTACTGTCTCTGACAGTGAGACATACACCTGCACTGTCCGCAGGTTCGGACGGGAATTGAGCCGTATCCACGTACATCTCCAAGTAAAGG AACGTCCTCATCCGACATGGTTGATATCTATGTCAGTGGTGCTGATTCTATTTTTCGTCCTGGCTGCTGTCTTTGGTTTGGTCTTCTATAGGAGATACAAGAGGATAAAACATAATCCAG TCTACAAGCTGCAAGTGGTGAAGACTGCAGAGGGTGCGGAAGCTGTTGTCCTGCCCTTTAAAACCAAAGTTCATCTTCCTCCCACGGCAACAGTAGAGTGGAGACGTATAGACACGGACCAGGTGGTCCACCTGTATCCAAGCACCCTGCACTGGCCTGAGATGGTTAGCGGTCTTACACAGATGGAAGACAACCCATTTAGAACCGGAGATCTCAGTCTGACTTTGTACAGCCCCAACCATTGTGACAATGGTCTCTATGTCTGCACCGTCCAAAAGGGTGGACACAACCTGAAGCAGAAGGTTGTGTCTCTCTTTGTTGAAG AACATCTGGTCTGGTCTGACACGAACTTCGACCAAACCGACCACATGCCTGAGAGGAGCAGCCTGAGACAGAGTCTGAAGAGCAGCCTTGGAGGACGATTTTACTACAATCAACCTGATCTATCTGCTTACTCTTT GACTTACGACAGAGATGGATCTCAGCTTAATAGATCACAGATGGATCTGGAGATGACTCCAGACGTCTCCAGAAGTCTGCCAATTTTCCAGGAACTGTCTAGATTATCAGTGGGGTCAGCCAGCGAACTGTCTTTCTCTAGTTTTCCGCGTATGTAA
- the LOC114151862 gene encoding uncharacterized protein LOC114151862 isoform X3, with the protein MESVQLPCQVNVSVSMESTVVWSREDLRFSTVHIHQQSGDDLSEQNPRYSNRTMMSKDALQTGDLSLTLKNPTVSDSETYTCTVRRFGRELSRIHVHLQVKERPHPTWLISMSVVLILFFVLAAVFGLVFYRRYKRIKHNPVYKLQVVKTAEGAEAVVLPFKTKVHLPPTATVEWRRIDTDQVVHLYPSTLHWPEMVSGLTQMEDNPFRTGDLSLTLYSPNHCDNGLYVCTVQKGGHNLKQKVVSLFVEEHLVWSDTNFDQTDHMPERSSLRQSLKSSLGGRFYYNQPDLSAYSLTYDRDGSQLNRSQMDLEMTPDVSRSLPIFQELSRLSVGSASELSFSSFPRM; encoded by the exons ATGGAGTCGGTCCAGCTGCCCTGCCAGGTCAACGTCTCTGTTTCCATGGAGTCCACGGTTGTGTGGAGCCGTGAGGACCTTAGGTTTTCTACTGTTCACATCCATCAGCAGAGCGGCGATGATCTGTCTGAGCAGAACCCGCGTTACAGCAATAGAACGATGATGAGCAAGGATGCTCTGCAGACCGGAGACCTCAGTCTGACTCTGAAGAACCCTACTGTCTCTGACAGTGAGACATACACCTGCACTGTCCGCAGGTTCGGACGGGAATTGAGCCGTATCCACGTACATCTCCAAGTAAAGG AACGTCCTCATCCGACATGGTTGATATCTATGTCAGTGGTGCTGATTCTATTTTTCGTCCTGGCTGCTGTCTTTGGTTTGGTCTTCTATAGGAGATACAAGAGGATAAAACATAATCCAG TCTACAAGCTGCAAGTGGTGAAGACTGCAGAGGGTGCGGAAGCTGTTGTCCTGCCCTTTAAAACCAAAGTTCATCTTCCTCCCACGGCAACAGTAGAGTGGAGACGTATAGACACGGACCAGGTGGTCCACCTGTATCCAAGCACCCTGCACTGGCCTGAGATGGTTAGCGGTCTTACACAGATGGAAGACAACCCATTTAGAACCGGAGATCTCAGTCTGACTTTGTACAGCCCCAACCATTGTGACAATGGTCTCTATGTCTGCACCGTCCAAAAGGGTGGACACAACCTGAAGCAGAAGGTTGTGTCTCTCTTTGTTGAAG AACATCTGGTCTGGTCTGACACGAACTTCGACCAAACCGACCACATGCCTGAGAGGAGCAGCCTGAGACAGAGTCTGAAGAGCAGCCTTGGAGGACGATTTTACTACAATCAACCTGATCTATCTGCTTACTCTTT GACTTACGACAGAGATGGATCTCAGCTTAATAGATCACAGATGGATCTGGAGATGACTCCAGACGTCTCCAGAAGTCTGCCAATTTTCCAGGAACTGTCTAGATTATCAGTGGGGTCAGCCAGCGAACTGTCTTTCTCTAGTTTTCCGCGTATGTAA